ATACCAGGGTGAAACCCCTATTTGTCTGGAAAGCTCATATACCCCATAAGCTGTGCCGCGTCGGTCACTTCCGACAATTGCCAGAATTTTCTTTCCCGGATTTTTAGGCGAATCTATAACCTGTATCAAAAACTTTTCCCATTGATTTTGCAACCTCGAAACGTCTAAATGTGAATATTTCACCAACTTGTAAATAAACTTGCTGCGGCCTAAGGTGCCAATGACAATCTGTGGCTCATCAACCATGACGTTAGCAACTTTTGGTACAACGTTTGTGACGTTTAATATGTCTTTACGTAAATCGTTAGCGGCAATTTTCACCACCTCGTAATCGAGCGTATCTACAACAATTGTTGCCGCCGACCCTCGATCTGCAACCGGCATTCCGCCTTGCAATTTACTGGCTGTAACTATTGAACCCATCTCCTGTGCTGTTACCGTTAACATACAGATACAGCTGAGGATAAAGGATAAAAAAAACAATTTCATAATCTATAAAGTTTTAATTTTACGGCAAAGAGCGCAAGAGACAATAATTACCCTACACGATTTTATACGTGGGCAGCCATTCTCAATACCTATTATTGGAATGTTTGTCAGTTCTTTTCACAAGCCGCAACCCTGATTTGCCAAGTAGTATGCCGGACGTTTCGTTCTGAGCCGGTCAGCTCCCAACTAAAACAAAGACTTGCCAAAGATATACTTAAGGGTCTCTACTTAAATTCGATTCCATAATCCATTTCTCTACTTATTGCATATTCCGCAGAAATAAGTTTAAAAACCGGGGGGCAGTCGTTAAGCCAGCTACTCCCCCTTGCCAAATGTTAATAAGAACCGCCTTCTAAGGTTTTTATTCCTAATTACTGATATTGGTACTATTATTGATTTCAAAAGTGGGCTTGTCCCCTGTTGTTGTCCTGACAATAATGAACTCCACATCTTCCGCTTTGATAACCGGCACCAGGGTGGCTCTATTAAGAATGTTATCACTGAATTTTAAACGACTCATTTTGTGGTTTTTATCTTTAAAACCAAGGATATC
Above is a genomic segment from Bacteroidota bacterium containing:
- a CDS encoding glycosyl hydrolase 115 family protein yields the protein MKLFFLSFILSCICMLTVTAQEMGSIVTASKLQGGMPVADRGSAATIVVDTLDYEVVKIAANDLRKDILNVTNVVPKVANVMVDEPQIVIGTLGRSKFIYKLVKYSHLDVSRLQNQWEKFLIQVIDSPKNPGKKILAIVGSDRRGTAYGVYELSRQIGVSPWYWWADVPVKKSKSIFVKPGCYIFGPPSVKYRGIFINDEEQGFGPWARKVYDPETKTIG